The Malus domestica chromosome 10, GDT2T_hap1 genome contains a region encoding:
- the LOC114827626 gene encoding translocon-associated protein subunit alpha-like, with protein sequence MATSAIRVLLLTLLLIASPFLQVARGQSDSEVDASDTVEESSDLGIVGEDVQDFGDGSFSPAPGVDTICVFPKNIAKTVAAGEETEILVGLKNDGESSLNVIAIKASVHLPFDHNLLVQNLTAQAFNNGSVPASAQATFPYIFAVSKFLQPGAFDLVGTIYYEIDQQPYQSTFYNGTIEVVEAGAMLSIESVFLVTLGCALLVLLGLWIHGQIQHLSKKTKRAPKVEVGTKATDASMDEWLQGTAYTQSVKDKTKKKK encoded by the exons ATGGCGACCAGCGCGATTAGGgttcttctcctcactctcctcctcATCGCATCCCCTTTCCTCCAAG TCGCTAGGGGCCAGTCTGATTCGGAAGTGGATGCTTCTGACACCGTGGAAGAAAGCAGTGATCTCGGGATTGTTGGCGAGGATGTCCAAGATTTTGGAGACGGAAGTTTTAGCCCAGCTCCCGGAGTTGATACAATCTGTGTCTTCCCCAAAAACATCGCTAAAA CGGTGGCGGCAGGGGAAGAGACTGAAATACTGGTTGGTCTGAAAAATGATG GAGAGTCAAGCTTGAATGTGATTGCAATCAAAGCCAGCGTTCATCTTCCTTTTGATCACAATCTGCTGGTTCAGAATCTTACTGCCCAG GCTTTTAACAATGGATCTGTTCCAGCTTCGGCCCAGGCTACTTTCCCATACATATTTGCTGTCAGCAAGTTCTTACAG CCTGGCGCTTTTGATCTTGTGGGTACCATTTATTATGAGATAGACCAGCAACCATACCAGAGCACCTTCTACAATGGTACTATTGAAGTTGTTGAGGCTGGTGCTATGCTCAGCATTGAGTCTGTTTTTCTTGTCACCCTTGGATGTGCCCTTCTTGTCCTCCTAGGTTTATGGATTCATGGTCAAATACAGCACCTTTCTAAG AAAACCAAGAGGGCTCCCAAGGTGGAAGTTGGAACCAAGGCTACCGATGCCTCTATGGATGAATGGCTTCAG GGAACTGCATATACTCAGTCAgtcaaagacaaaacaaaaaagaagaaatag
- the LOC114827627 gene encoding proline-rich protein 4-like yields MKIFQKCFWLCVLFVSFCYAEQTVEVLGVGECTDCDQNSIKTSRAFSGLRVTIDCKPENGHFKTRRVGELNEHGEFKVSLPKEILKEENQLKEDCYAQLHSASAVPCAAHDGLKSTKIVFKSKASDGTQTFGVVGGKLKFSPVTCTSAFFWPHKKHPLFSKLPHLPKLPTFPKSHPILGHPFPFPPKVFPPFPPKVFPPKVPIFKKPLPPPVPIYKKPLPPHIPVYKKPLPPPIPVYKKPLPPPVPIYKKPLPPPIPVYKKPLPPPVPVYKKPLPPPVPIYKKPLPPLVPVYKKPLPPPIPIYTKPFPPPVPFFKPKPKPHPFFKPKPKPHPFFKPHPPLPKIPHPFFKPLPPLPKIPHPFFKKPPIPPLHPKYYFPHPKDGKFPPMPPLVPQYP; encoded by the exons ATGAAGATCTTCCAGAAGTGCTTCTGGCTTTGTGTGCTTTTTGTGAGCTTTTGCTACGCTGAACAGACAGTTGAGGTACTTGGTGTTGGAGAATGTACTGACTGTGATCAGAATAGCATTAAGACTAGCCGTGCCTTTTCAG GTCTTCGTGTAACAATTGATTGCAAGCCAGAAAATGGACACTTCAAGACAAGAAGAGTTGGGGAGCTCAATGAACATGGAGAGTTCAAAGTCTCACTCCCTAAAGAGattctaaaagaagaaaaccaACTAAAAGAGGACTGTTATGCCCAACTCCACAGTGCATCAGCTGTCCCTTGTGCTGCCCATGACGGCCTAAAATCCACAAAAATAGTCTTCAAGTCTAAGGCAAGTGATGGGACACAAACCTTTGGAGTGGTTGGTGGAAAGCTCAAATTTTCACCTGTGACGTGCACTTCCGCCTTCTTTTGGCCTCACAAGAAGCACCCACTTTTTTCCAAATTGCCACATTTGCCTAAGTTGCCAACTTTCCCTAAATCTCACCCAATTTTGGGACACCCATTCCCATTCCCTCCTAAGGTTTTTCCTCCATTCCCACCTAAGGTCTTCCCTCCAAAAGTACCAATCTTCAAGAAGCCTCTTCCTCCACCAGTGCCAATCTACAAGAAACCTCTCCCTCCCCACATCCCAGTGTACAAGAAGCCTCTTCCACCACCAATCCCAGTATACAAGAAGCCTCTTCCACCACCAGTCCCAATATACAAGAAGCCTCTTCCACCACCAATCCCAGTATACAAGAAGCCTCTTCCACCACCAGTCCCAGTATACAAGAAGCCACTTCCACCACCAGTCCCAATATACAAAAAGCCACTTCCCCCACTAGTCCCAGTATACAAAAAGCCTCTTCCCCCACCAATTCCCATATACACAAAGCCATTTCCACCACCAGTCCCATTCTTTaagccaaagccaaagccacATCCATTCTTTaagccaaagccaaagccacATCCATTCTTTAAGCCTCACCCTCCACTGCCAAAGATTCCTCATCCATTCTTTAAGCCTCTCCCTCCATTGCCAAAGATTCCTCACCCATTCTTTAAGAAGCCACCAATCCCACCACTCCACCCAAAATATTACTTCCCCCACCCAAAGGATGGCAAGTTCCCACCCATGCCACCTTTGGTTCCTCAATATCCTTAG